A genomic stretch from Halobellus sp. LT62 includes:
- a CDS encoding Cdc6/Cdc18 family protein, with amino-acid sequence MDLTERIERRRTRRSKNELVVDRDSLNPAVHPSEPVGRETLFEALLNAIDPLFDRSVPPNAYVWGPRGSGKSSIITALISALDAEVTASDPFYTATRGGSDRPDVQFVYLDARRATSRFRLYRQLLDSLLVETIPERGVSTDALRERIAEVVDANETVLVAVDHLGEPGTISLADLYSFFEPFEDLAWIGVGRTPPEELSLPIPEQRIHVPAYTYELVDILTVRGSRGLSQTLDHVHAQRIAEWADGDAHDALAALFVAAINAEADGATRLRDEDVDVGTASVPTGGIPTGTVLSLSDNEQRVVAQLVELSLDSEVTIEAAAERIAERTNLTGGTVKRLLYELAQRGVLERREVTVGPQATGRRPSGVELNFSERLFAALRDE; translated from the coding sequence ATGGACCTCACAGAACGCATCGAACGTCGGCGTACCCGGCGGAGTAAGAACGAACTGGTCGTCGATCGCGACTCGCTGAATCCCGCGGTTCACCCCTCGGAACCGGTGGGAAGAGAGACGCTGTTCGAGGCGCTGCTGAACGCGATCGACCCGCTTTTCGATCGATCCGTTCCGCCGAACGCCTACGTCTGGGGGCCGCGAGGATCCGGGAAATCCTCGATCATAACCGCGTTGATCTCGGCGCTCGACGCGGAGGTGACCGCGAGCGATCCCTTCTACACCGCGACGCGGGGCGGGAGCGACCGTCCCGACGTGCAGTTCGTCTACTTGGACGCGCGACGAGCGACGAGTCGGTTTCGGCTGTACCGACAGCTCCTCGACAGTCTGCTCGTGGAAACGATCCCCGAGCGCGGGGTGAGCACCGACGCGCTCAGAGAACGGATCGCCGAGGTGGTGGACGCCAACGAGACAGTCCTCGTCGCCGTCGACCACCTCGGCGAGCCGGGGACGATCAGCCTCGCCGATCTCTACTCGTTCTTCGAACCGTTCGAGGATCTCGCGTGGATCGGTGTCGGTCGGACGCCTCCCGAGGAGCTCTCGCTGCCGATTCCGGAGCAGCGGATCCACGTTCCCGCCTATACTTACGAACTCGTCGATATCCTCACCGTTCGTGGCTCTCGCGGGCTATCACAGACGCTCGATCACGTCCACGCCCAACGGATCGCCGAGTGGGCCGACGGCGACGCTCACGACGCGTTGGCCGCGCTGTTCGTCGCGGCGATCAACGCCGAGGCCGACGGCGCAACGCGGCTCCGGGACGAAGACGTCGACGTCGGTACCGCGTCCGTTCCGACCGGTGGCATCCCCACCGGGACGGTGCTCTCGCTCTCGGACAACGAGCAGCGTGTGGTCGCACAGCTCGTCGAACTCTCGCTGGACAGTGAGGTCACGATCGAAGCGGCGGCCGAACGGATCGCCGAGCGAACGAATTTGACCGGCGGGACGGTCAAGCGACTCCTGTACGAACTGGCCCAGCGTGGCGTCCTCGAACGGCGCGAAGTGACCGTCGGCCCGCAGGCGACCGGCCGCCGTCCCAGCGGGGTCGAACTGAATTTCTCAGAACGGTTGTTCGCGGCGCTGCGAGACGAATGA
- a CDS encoding helix-turn-helix transcriptional regulator codes for MNARDDIAFLAGSETRIDVLRALRTTASRPSELADQCGCARETAQRAVGAFVERGWAKKVSTEEGYRLTRAGEFVANSYDRFEECMVVSNRFRTLLRNLGTTTGKIDCDTLAEATYTEATAENPHAPLDRFVSVVGEEPVGEFYGITPIVSRVFNQAAGRVIGDDTVVQLIVDSDVLSTSAEEYPEALERASELDGFTLYVSGEPLESGLMLVDGHAYLGAYDEHGNLVASADGTSDEFVSWAEHAFEDVRDRADAWS; via the coding sequence ATGAACGCGCGGGACGACATCGCGTTTTTGGCCGGATCGGAGACCCGAATCGACGTCCTTCGAGCGTTGCGGACGACAGCCAGCAGACCGAGTGAACTGGCTGACCAGTGCGGGTGCGCCCGTGAAACCGCACAGCGGGCCGTCGGGGCGTTCGTCGAGCGAGGGTGGGCGAAGAAGGTGTCCACTGAGGAAGGATACCGTCTCACGCGGGCGGGCGAGTTCGTGGCGAACAGCTACGATCGGTTCGAGGAGTGTATGGTCGTCTCGAATCGGTTCCGGACGCTTCTGCGTAACTTGGGGACGACGACCGGTAAAATCGACTGCGACACGCTCGCTGAGGCGACGTACACGGAGGCGACCGCGGAGAACCCGCACGCCCCGCTGGATCGGTTTGTCTCGGTCGTCGGCGAGGAGCCAGTCGGCGAGTTTTACGGGATCACGCCGATCGTGAGCCGCGTGTTCAATCAGGCCGCGGGGCGGGTCATCGGCGACGACACGGTCGTTCAGCTGATCGTCGATAGCGACGTGTTGAGTACGTCGGCCGAGGAGTACCCCGAAGCGCTCGAACGGGCGAGCGAACTGGACGGATTCACCCTCTACGTCTCCGGGGAACCGCTCGAATCCGGCCTGATGCTCGTCGACGGCCACGCGTACCTCGGCGCGTACGACGAGCACGGAAACCTCGTCGCGAGCGCTGACGGGACGAGCGACGAGTTCGTCTCGTGGGCCGAACACGCGTTCGAGGACGTTCGAGACCGAGCGGACGCTTGGTCGTGA
- a CDS encoding FGGY family carbohydrate kinase, which translates to MTDETYIGALDQGTSGTRFVVFNTAGESVSAAFTAHHQRATPPDRVEYDPLKLWGCATDAIRRGLARGDVDSEQLRTLGISSQRQTVLLWDAESGRPVTRALSWRDRRTAAQISALDAAEKRLIRERTGLEPDPYFAAPNATWLLDNGGEPCNGVERSVRGTPHHERTAGGDSLRERAAAGEVLLGTVDAWLLYNLTGTHATDVTNAAQTMLFDIRKREWDDDLLDLFDVPRAALPTVHASSDPDGFGMTDPDGILNAAIPVTGVMGDQQAALLGRVACADADAKVTYGTGNFFLQNTGTEPVDADGELLTTIWFQRAGEDPQYGLEGPVFATGAVLEWLQEIGLLEDAGGFDQTDRTGQPGAGQLVPAFGGLGAPDWVPDARGGMFGLHRDVGGEDIVRAAVEAIAFGTRAVVDAAEDATGVEHDRLLVDGGAIQDDVFAQCQADLIDRPLVRSDVTQTAALGACFAAGLAVDIWDDLDDIDACRPTGRTFRPSSDSDVAVDAYRDWREVVEAVASVYQSA; encoded by the coding sequence ATGACGGACGAGACCTATATCGGAGCACTCGATCAGGGGACCAGCGGGACCCGCTTCGTGGTGTTCAACACGGCCGGTGAGTCGGTCTCGGCGGCGTTCACCGCCCACCACCAACGGGCCACGCCGCCGGATAGGGTCGAGTACGATCCGCTGAAACTGTGGGGCTGTGCGACCGACGCGATCCGCCGGGGGCTCGCCCGAGGCGACGTCGACTCCGAACAGTTGCGGACGCTCGGAATTTCGAGTCAGCGACAGACGGTGCTCCTCTGGGACGCCGAATCCGGTCGTCCGGTTACCCGCGCGCTGAGTTGGCGAGACCGACGGACGGCGGCGCAGATCAGCGCACTCGACGCCGCGGAAAAACGGCTTATCAGAGAGCGAACGGGACTGGAGCCAGATCCGTACTTCGCCGCCCCGAACGCCACGTGGCTCCTCGACAACGGAGGCGAGCCGTGCAACGGCGTCGAGCGCTCGGTCAGAGGGACGCCACATCACGAGCGGACTGCCGGTGGCGACTCGCTCCGCGAGCGGGCGGCCGCAGGCGAGGTTCTCCTCGGCACCGTCGACGCGTGGTTGCTCTACAACCTCACCGGTACGCACGCGACCGACGTCACCAACGCCGCACAGACGATGCTGTTCGACATCCGCAAGCGCGAGTGGGACGACGACCTGCTCGACCTGTTCGACGTGCCGCGTGCGGCGCTGCCGACGGTTCACGCCTCCAGCGACCCCGACGGATTCGGGATGACCGATCCGGACGGAATTCTCAACGCGGCGATCCCGGTGACGGGCGTGATGGGCGATCAGCAGGCGGCATTGCTCGGGCGCGTCGCCTGCGCGGACGCCGACGCGAAAGTCACCTACGGGACGGGAAACTTCTTCCTGCAGAACACGGGCACCGAACCGGTCGACGCCGACGGGGAGCTGTTGACGACGATCTGGTTTCAGCGCGCCGGAGAGGACCCGCAGTACGGGCTGGAAGGACCGGTGTTCGCCACCGGAGCCGTCTTGGAGTGGCTTCAAGAGATCGGGTTGCTCGAAGACGCCGGTGGGTTCGATCAGACCGACCGAACCGGCCAGCCGGGGGCGGGACAGCTCGTCCCCGCCTTCGGCGGACTGGGCGCTCCGGATTGGGTGCCCGACGCCCGGGGCGGGATGTTCGGGCTGCACAGGGATGTCGGCGGCGAGGACATCGTTCGGGCGGCCGTAGAGGCGATCGCTTTCGGGACGCGAGCCGTGGTAGATGCCGCCGAGGACGCGACGGGTGTCGAACACGACCGCCTGCTCGTCGACGGCGGTGCGATCCAAGACGACGTGTTCGCACAGTGTCAGGCCGATCTCATCGATCGACCGCTCGTCCGATCGGACGTGACGCAGACGGCCGCACTCGGCGCGTGCTTCGCGGCGGGGCTCGCAGTAGATATCTGGGACGACCTCGACGACATCGACGCCTGCCGTCCGACCGGTCGGACCTTCAGGCCGTCGAGTGACAGCGACGTCGCCGTCGACGCCTACCGGGACTGGCGGGAGGTCGTCGAGGCGGTCGCAAGCGTCTATCAATCCGCGTGA
- a CDS encoding TATA-box-binding protein, whose translation MSAPADSIEIQNVVASTGIGQELDLEALAEDLPGADFNPDNFPGLVYRTQEPKAAALIFRSGKIVCTGAKSIDDVHEALGIIFDKLRGLSIPVDEDPEITVQNIVSSADLGHNLNLNALAIGLGLEDVEYEPEQFPGLVYRMDEPEVVILLFGSGKIVITGGKRTDDAKTAVEEIVKRIDDLGLLG comes from the coding sequence ATGAGTGCGCCCGCAGATTCAATCGAGATTCAGAACGTAGTCGCATCGACCGGCATCGGCCAAGAGCTCGACCTCGAGGCACTCGCCGAGGACCTTCCCGGTGCGGACTTCAACCCAGACAACTTCCCCGGACTCGTCTATCGGACGCAGGAGCCGAAGGCGGCGGCGCTCATCTTCCGTTCCGGGAAGATCGTCTGTACGGGCGCAAAGAGCATCGACGACGTCCACGAGGCGCTGGGAATCATCTTCGACAAACTCCGCGGACTGAGTATTCCTGTCGACGAAGACCCCGAAATCACCGTCCAGAACATCGTTTCGAGCGCGGATCTGGGTCACAACCTGAACCTGAACGCCCTCGCGATCGGTCTGGGCCTCGAAGACGTCGAGTACGAGCCCGAACAGTTCCCCGGCCTCGTCTACCGGATGGACGAGCCCGAAGTCGTCATTCTGCTGTTCGGCTCCGGAAAGATCGTCATCACCGGTGGCAAGCGGACCGACGATGCGAAGACGGCGGTCGAAGAGATCGTCAAGCGGATCGACGACTTGGGCCTGCTGGGATAA